In Bacteroidales bacterium, one DNA window encodes the following:
- a CDS encoding LytTR family transcriptional regulator DNA-binding domain-containing protein — MESIRNISRMLSKEKSLNLSISFGVFLFVLFFQPFQLRHFDSNNLLVFVAGLAAIVFLILVIIRTFIPLLLVKYGAVDEESNIPAFLSGFIMLVVTSLSFIFYLRYVGNVSMSFYNVIKVILICLIPVVASRLYDVISELKQQNRMLILEKQSVYEKMGKLEEDQLNRTIEFGSEYGSENVSLVIADIFLVKSADNYVEIVHKQDDVFHKKLIRNTMKNIELQLRPYSNFVRCHRTSLVNIQHFERLNRNHASQWLKLKGFDEQIPVSRQYLLRLKERLHSLKG; from the coding sequence ATGGAAAGCATCAGGAATATAAGCAGGATGTTAAGTAAAGAAAAGAGCCTTAACCTGAGCATCAGCTTTGGAGTATTTTTGTTTGTGCTCTTTTTTCAACCTTTTCAGCTTCGTCATTTTGATTCTAATAATCTCCTGGTATTCGTGGCCGGATTAGCTGCCATAGTGTTCCTTATATTGGTTATCATACGAACCTTTATTCCACTGCTTCTTGTGAAGTACGGGGCCGTTGATGAGGAAAGCAACATTCCTGCGTTTCTTAGCGGATTCATTATGCTGGTAGTGACTTCCCTGTCATTTATATTCTACCTCCGTTATGTAGGAAATGTAAGCATGTCTTTTTACAATGTGATCAAAGTGATCCTGATATGTCTGATTCCGGTGGTTGCTTCAAGACTTTACGATGTTATCAGTGAACTGAAACAGCAAAACAGAATGCTGATTCTTGAAAAGCAGTCGGTGTATGAAAAAATGGGGAAGCTTGAAGAAGATCAACTGAACAGGACTATTGAATTTGGTTCTGAATATGGTTCTGAAAACGTAAGTCTGGTTATTGCTGATATCTTCCTCGTCAAATCAGCCGACAATTACGTGGAAATTGTTCACAAGCAGGATGATGTTTTCCACAAGAAACTCATCAGAAACACGATGAAGAACATTGAGCTTCAACTGAGGCCTTATTCAAATTTTGTGCGCTGTCACAGAACCAGCCTCGTGAATATACAGCATTTTGAACGGCTTAACAGAAATCACGCTTCACAATGGCTTAAGCTTAAAGGTTTTGATGAACAAATTCCTGTTTCCCGTCAATACCTTCTCAGGTTAAAGGAACGCCTCCATTCGCTTAAGGGGTGA
- a CDS encoding alkaline phosphatase family protein: MRFIIPTILILLFASCSQEQKNDNYLVILSMDGFRWDYPNMTNTPNLDSIAKIGVRAEAIRSSFPSKTFPNHYSMATGLYPDNHGIVNNHFYDPETGTTYSMRDSATRHDPYYYGGEPIWITAEKQNVKTATYFWVGSEHPTDGIRPSIWKYYDHNFSFEQRIDSVIAWLQLPEEQRPRLIMWYMHEPDATGHRHGPESEATLANVTYLDSLVGVFCRKINQLENAGKINLIFTSDHGMGAISPDRTVTLTDHFPAEWAEVALGGNPVYNIKAKEGYADSIYQKLYGLENIKVWKHGEVPAELNYGNNPRTLDLVVAADSAWSINWTPAPDHYNSGGAHGYDIRQLDMQAIFYATGPAFKKGHVHPKFDNVDLYPLMAKILGIVPQEVDGKPENTSGMLRK, from the coding sequence ATGAGATTCATTATTCCTACGATCCTAATACTATTGTTTGCCTCGTGCAGTCAAGAACAAAAAAATGACAATTACCTCGTCATCCTCTCCATGGATGGTTTTCGCTGGGATTATCCCAACATGACCAATACACCAAACCTTGATTCCATTGCAAAGATCGGTGTGCGGGCTGAAGCCATTCGTTCGTCCTTTCCTTCCAAAACTTTTCCGAACCATTATTCTATGGCCACTGGTTTGTATCCTGATAATCACGGCATTGTAAATAATCATTTTTACGATCCGGAAACCGGAACCACCTATTCCATGCGCGATAGCGCGACACGTCATGATCCATATTATTACGGGGGCGAACCAATCTGGATCACTGCCGAAAAGCAGAACGTGAAAACCGCCACTTATTTTTGGGTTGGCAGCGAACATCCAACAGATGGCATCCGCCCTTCAATCTGGAAATATTACGATCACAATTTCTCTTTCGAGCAACGCATTGACAGTGTCATTGCATGGCTTCAATTACCGGAAGAGCAACGCCCCCGGCTTATCATGTGGTATATGCACGAACCGGATGCCACCGGACATCGTCATGGCCCGGAAAGCGAAGCAACACTTGCCAATGTTACTTACCTCGACAGCCTTGTAGGTGTGTTTTGTCGAAAAATTAACCAACTTGAAAATGCCGGCAAAATCAACTTAATCTTTACGTCGGATCATGGTATGGGCGCTATTTCCCCTGACCGTACAGTCACACTCACCGATCATTTTCCGGCGGAGTGGGCAGAAGTAGCACTTGGTGGCAATCCTGTGTATAATATTAAAGCCAAAGAAGGTTATGCTGATTCCATTTATCAGAAATTGTATGGGCTTGAAAATATTAAGGTATGGAAACATGGCGAGGTTCCCGCAGAACTTAATTACGGCAACAACCCCCGGACGCTTGATCTGGTTGTTGCAGCCGACAGTGCCTGGAGCATCAACTGGACTCCCGCACCTGACCATTACAATTCGGGCGGAGCACATGGCTACGACATCCGCCAGCTTGATATGCAGGCAATTTTTTACGCCACAGGCCCTGCTTTTAAGAAAGGCCATGTACATCCAAAATTCGACAATGTGGATCTGTATCCTTTGATGGCAAAGATTCTTGGCATCGTACCACAGGAAGTAGATGGGAAACCTGAAAACACCAGTGGGATGCTGAGAAAATAG
- a CDS encoding TonB-dependent receptor gives MKKTNKFIMFLAAFMLLTGTIYAQITTSGMNGRVLDNNNEPLPGATLVAVHQPSGTQYGTITNIEGRFNLQGMRTGGPYLVEVSFLGYSKESYSDIRLYLGESFVLDAVLTEGVVELGEVMIVGQKASAFQTDKTGATTNISNQQLSEMPTINRSIQDIARLSPYANGMSFAGGDGRSTNFTVDGANFNNNFGLGSSLPGGGNPISLDAIEEIQIVVAPFDVRQSNFIGGGINAITKSGTNKFKGTAYTYLTNQDLRGNRIGDVDFGERDIESRKIYGAAIGGPIIKNKLFFFVNGEYEIRPGQVVTWRPSEDGVANTDLSLSRTSIADMERVKQHLITNYGYNPGSYTDYPADESNRKLLARIDWNINNANKLSLRYNHTKNQAWYPTNGNSTDGGFRHNAFNRISQYSMSFSNSIYSSDNIVNSIALDLNSRISNKVSNQFLTTYTNISDVRGSNSDPFPFIDILNGVNEDGSQILEPYMSAGYELFTWNNGVNNNIFNIIDNVNFYLSKHKVTVGASFEYQMANNSYMRNGTGYYRYASIDDFLNQAAPRDFALTYGYDGDKNPAAEVAFNQLGFYAQDEWNVASGFKLTYGIRADYLKYEDNIIRNNAIYELDFGGEKIDTGEWPTAKVQISPRVGFTWDAKGDQTMKLRGGTGLFAGRLPLVFFTNMPTNSGMVQGSYAAVTRYDADGNVTSADPVLASLAGPMIISVEEMIQRLNLQNTITPEDGALPRDINAIDPDFKMPQVWKSSLALDFEVPASFPMSVTVEGIFTKNINGVMLKNYDLKQPDDTWQRFNGPDDRYIYPASGDLKYNAKNAYVLANSSEGWGAIGNISIVAEPLNDMNVMLAYTYTESKEVSGMPGSNAASAYNGLIQINGPHLPMVQRSEYVVPNRAIASVSYKIPWLNNSVNSATLVNLFYAGYSPAGYSFTYANDMNGDGYATDLIYIPNEKGEIKFVSPADEDAFFEFVEQDRYLSNHKGEYAEAYAARAPWVNKFDLRIAREYYIKIGSTTNTLQFSLDFLNFGNLLNSEWGVNQNMFEANNGRILRYEGKDSSNIPSFSMVKDSDGNYLSETYSTFFNYTQNWQLQIGIRYIF, from the coding sequence ATGAAAAAAACAAACAAGTTTATCATGTTTCTGGCAGCTTTTATGCTGCTTACAGGAACCATTTATGCTCAGATTACTACTTCTGGCATGAATGGCCGTGTACTTGACAATAACAATGAACCTCTTCCCGGGGCTACTCTTGTTGCTGTTCATCAGCCATCAGGAACGCAGTATGGCACAATTACCAACATTGAAGGTCGTTTCAACCTTCAAGGGATGCGCACAGGGGGGCCATATCTGGTAGAGGTTTCGTTCCTGGGCTACTCCAAAGAAAGCTATTCGGATATCAGATTGTATCTTGGGGAATCCTTTGTATTGGATGCTGTTCTGACTGAGGGAGTAGTAGAATTAGGAGAAGTGATGATTGTGGGTCAAAAAGCTTCTGCATTTCAAACAGATAAAACAGGTGCCACAACAAATATCTCGAACCAGCAACTGAGTGAGATGCCTACTATCAACCGTAGCATTCAGGATATTGCACGCCTTTCACCGTATGCAAATGGAATGAGTTTTGCCGGAGGTGATGGACGTTCAACCAACTTTACAGTTGATGGAGCTAATTTTAACAATAACTTTGGATTAGGCTCCAGTTTACCTGGTGGTGGTAATCCTATTTCTTTGGACGCTATTGAAGAAATTCAGATAGTAGTTGCTCCTTTTGATGTTCGTCAGTCCAATTTTATTGGTGGAGGTATAAATGCCATTACTAAATCAGGAACCAATAAATTCAAAGGAACAGCATATACCTACCTAACCAACCAGGATTTGCGCGGAAATAGAATCGGTGATGTAGATTTTGGAGAACGTGATATAGAATCGAGAAAAATTTATGGTGCAGCCATTGGTGGTCCTATTATCAAAAACAAATTATTCTTTTTTGTTAATGGTGAATACGAAATTCGTCCGGGGCAAGTAGTGACCTGGAGGCCATCAGAAGACGGTGTTGCCAACACTGACCTGTCACTTTCACGCACCAGTATTGCTGATATGGAAAGAGTAAAACAACATTTGATTACTAATTATGGCTATAATCCCGGTTCCTACACCGATTACCCGGCCGACGAAAGTAACAGAAAACTGCTTGCGCGTATTGACTGGAATATTAACAATGCCAATAAATTGAGTCTACGCTATAACCACACCAAAAATCAGGCATGGTATCCAACCAATGGTAATTCGACCGATGGAGGCTTTAGGCACAATGCATTTAATCGTATTTCGCAATACTCCATGTCTTTCTCAAATTCCATTTATTCAAGTGATAACATTGTAAATTCTATAGCGCTGGATTTGAACAGCCGAATTTCAAATAAGGTTTCAAATCAGTTCCTGACTACCTACACCAATATTTCAGATGTTCGTGGTTCTAATTCTGATCCATTTCCGTTTATTGATATTTTAAATGGAGTTAACGAAGACGGTAGTCAGATACTTGAGCCATATATGTCCGCAGGTTATGAGTTGTTTACCTGGAATAATGGCGTTAACAATAATATTTTCAATATCATTGACAACGTGAATTTTTATTTGAGTAAACACAAAGTAACTGTTGGAGCAAGTTTTGAATACCAAATGGCTAACAACTCCTATATGCGAAACGGAACAGGATATTACCGCTATGCCAGCATTGACGATTTCCTGAACCAGGCCGCTCCAAGAGATTTCGCACTAACCTATGGCTACGATGGAGACAAGAACCCAGCTGCCGAAGTAGCTTTTAACCAGCTTGGATTCTATGCGCAGGATGAGTGGAATGTTGCTTCAGGGTTTAAATTAACCTATGGAATACGAGCCGATTATTTAAAATATGAGGACAATATTATACGAAACAATGCCATTTATGAACTGGATTTTGGCGGTGAGAAAATTGATACCGGCGAATGGCCAACAGCAAAAGTTCAGATTTCACCCCGGGTCGGTTTCACTTGGGATGCCAAGGGAGACCAAACAATGAAACTACGTGGTGGTACCGGATTGTTTGCAGGAAGGTTACCTCTAGTTTTCTTTACCAATATGCCAACCAACTCAGGAATGGTACAGGGTAGCTATGCCGCTGTTACCAGATACGATGCCGATGGTAATGTTACCAGCGCTGATCCAGTATTAGCATCGTTGGCAGGACCAATGATTATAAGCGTAGAAGAAATGATTCAAAGACTGAATTTGCAAAACACAATTACTCCTGAAGATGGAGCCTTGCCTCGTGATATAAATGCAATTGACCCTGATTTCAAAATGCCTCAGGTGTGGAAATCTTCTCTTGCTTTAGATTTTGAGGTACCTGCTTCATTTCCAATGTCGGTAACTGTGGAGGGTATTTTCACAAAAAACATCAACGGGGTTATGTTGAAAAATTATGACCTGAAGCAACCAGATGACACATGGCAGCGTTTTAATGGACCCGACGATAGATATATTTATCCTGCAAGTGGCGATTTAAAATACAATGCAAAAAATGCATACGTACTTGCAAATAGTAGCGAAGGATGGGGAGCAATTGGAAACATATCAATCGTAGCCGAACCCTTAAATGATATGAATGTAATGCTTGCCTATACATATACTGAATCAAAAGAAGTTTCAGGTATGCCCGGCAGCAACGCAGCATCGGCATATAATGGCCTTATTCAGATTAATGGCCCACATCTTCCAATGGTGCAGCGTTCAGAATATGTAGTGCCTAACAGAGCAATTGCTTCTGTATCATACAAAATTCCCTGGCTGAACAATAGCGTTAATTCTGCAACATTGGTTAATCTGTTCTATGCCGGTTATTCACCAGCAGGCTACAGTTTCACCTATGCAAACGATATGAATGGCGATGGTTATGCAACCGACTTGATTTATATTCCGAATGAAAAAGGTGAAATAAAGTTTGTTAGCCCAGCGGACGAAGATGCTTTCTTTGAATTTGTTGAACAGGACAGATACCTGAGTAACCACAAGGGTGAATATGCTGAAGCTTATGCTGCACGGGCACCATGGGTGAATAAATTCGACTTACGCATTGCACGCGAATACTATATAAAAATAGGTAGTACAACCAACACCTTACAATTCAGCCTCGACTTCTTAAACTTTGGAAACCTTCTGAACAGCGAATGGGGAGTTAACCAGAATATGTTTGAGGCCAACAATGGCCGGATTTTAAGGTATGAAGGGAAAGATAGCAGTAATATTCCAAGTTTCTCAATGGTTAAGGATTCTGATGGCAATTATTTATCAGAAACGTATTCAACATTCTTCAACTATACCCAAAACTGGCAATTGCAGATTGGTATTAGATATATCTTCTAA
- a CDS encoding flavin reductase — translation MINFDALSKVTYGLYLVSAGDKNRGNGYISNSVFQVSATPPLFAACCHKNNFTAGFIEQSGHYAVSVLSQNTDMVIFNRFGYKSGKDFNKLEGMDIKLGQTGTPIVLNNSIAYLECKVVQKLDVGTHWMFIGELLDAQVLDQTNVPITYDHYRETRKVVAPANAPTFIDVQHLKPVETGSFSDKFRCSVCGFIYDESKEGVSFASLPETWVCPVCGTEKSEFTSY, via the coding sequence ATGATCAATTTCGACGCTCTATCTAAGGTCACTTATGGTTTATATCTCGTAAGTGCGGGAGACAAAAACCGTGGAAACGGGTATATTTCAAACTCGGTATTCCAGGTCAGCGCGACTCCTCCTCTGTTTGCAGCATGTTGCCACAAAAACAACTTCACTGCCGGGTTTATTGAGCAGTCTGGTCATTATGCAGTGTCAGTCTTGTCTCAAAACACTGATATGGTGATCTTTAATCGTTTTGGTTACAAAAGTGGCAAAGATTTCAACAAGCTGGAGGGCATGGATATTAAACTTGGCCAAACAGGAACGCCAATTGTACTGAACAACAGCATTGCCTACCTTGAATGCAAAGTTGTACAAAAACTTGATGTGGGTACTCATTGGATGTTTATTGGCGAACTTCTTGATGCCCAGGTGCTCGATCAAACGAATGTGCCCATAACCTACGATCACTACCGTGAAACCAGGAAGGTCGTGGCTCCTGCAAATGCCCCTACATTTATTGATGTACAGCATCTGAAACCAGTGGAAACAGGTAGCTTCTCAGATAAATTCCGATGCTCGGTGTGTGGCTTCATTTACGATGAAAGTAAAGAAGGTGTTAGTTTTGCCAGCCTTCCTGAAACATGGGTGTGTCCTGTTTGCGGAACCGAAAAAAGTGAGTTCACCAGCTATTGA
- a CDS encoding cation:proton antiporter, whose protein sequence is MIFSSIFSLPLEDPVIIFTLVLFIILLSPIVLRKLRIPSIIGLLLAGVIVGPNGLNLLLRDSSIVLFGTVGLLYIMFLAALEIDMGDFKKSSKRSFIFGVLTFIIPLGSGIVILYYFLDYSFTASLLIASMFSTHTLISYPIVRNLGISKDESVTVSVGGTIITDTAVLLLLAMIVASTDGNLDMEFWIHLTLSLTIFVLFILLIYPRVTRWFFRNIPESGTSQYVFVLSLVFLAGVLADLAGLEPIIGAFLAGLAINRLVPSNSALMNRIEFVGNAIFIPFFLISVGMLVDIKVIFSGSHALLITAVITLTAIVSKWVPAYISQKLFGYSVIQRRIIFGLSTSRAAATLAVILIGFSMGIVDETILNVTVLLILITTLISSFITEQAGRKLAIIESQRAPQLAVKPERILVPVANPKNVSRLIELAVYLKDPSLPEPIFPLSVIKDSENVEEQLQISNKEMVETLSIVNDIDVNIQPTTRVDLNISNGIIRAIKELFITTVVLGWNARITTRQWIFGSILDQLLDKMSQMILVCKITEPLNLFRHIVVVVPKAAQFETGFQNWALIIKRLANQLGTTIRIYTNTNDETAIKTSLGKLRPFVETSISTNDEYPDLPQMAASARNDTLYVFVSARKTTISYNHMLDDIPFLLSKHFTEQSFIVLYPQQSLKYSVESSLQLDDYSIFPLKRNLSFFSRLWRRRKKS, encoded by the coding sequence ATGATATTCTCCTCCATTTTCTCACTACCACTCGAGGATCCAGTAATAATTTTCACGCTGGTTTTATTTATCATATTGCTCTCACCTATTGTACTGCGTAAGCTGCGGATTCCAAGTATTATCGGACTTTTGCTAGCCGGAGTGATTGTTGGGCCCAATGGTCTGAACCTTTTGCTACGCGACAGCAGCATTGTCCTCTTCGGAACTGTTGGTTTGCTTTACATTATGTTTCTTGCTGCCCTGGAAATCGACATGGGTGATTTTAAGAAAAGCAGCAAGCGAAGTTTCATTTTCGGTGTTCTTACATTTATTATTCCGTTGGGTTCAGGCATTGTTATTTTGTATTATTTCCTTGATTATTCATTTACGGCATCCTTGCTCATTGCAAGTATGTTTTCAACCCACACTCTTATTTCCTACCCCATTGTCAGAAATCTGGGCATTTCAAAAGATGAATCCGTAACCGTATCAGTTGGAGGGACTATCATTACCGATACAGCGGTATTGTTACTATTGGCAATGATCGTTGCTTCTACGGACGGAAACCTTGATATGGAATTCTGGATTCATTTGACCCTATCACTTACCATTTTCGTATTGTTTATTTTACTTATTTACCCTCGCGTTACACGATGGTTTTTCAGAAATATTCCCGAAAGCGGAACCAGCCAGTATGTATTTGTGCTGAGTTTGGTTTTCCTTGCAGGTGTATTGGCCGATCTGGCAGGCCTTGAACCCATTATTGGGGCTTTTCTGGCTGGACTGGCCATTAATCGGCTTGTACCATCCAATTCTGCCTTGATGAACAGAATTGAATTTGTAGGTAATGCGATTTTCATCCCATTTTTCCTGATAAGTGTTGGAATGCTCGTGGATATTAAAGTCATATTCTCTGGATCACATGCGTTGCTAATCACAGCTGTAATAACTCTTACAGCCATCGTCAGTAAATGGGTACCGGCATATATTTCCCAAAAACTATTTGGCTATTCAGTGATACAGCGCAGGATCATTTTCGGCTTGAGCACCTCACGAGCCGCAGCGACACTTGCTGTTATTCTCATTGGTTTCAGCATGGGCATTGTTGACGAAACCATACTAAATGTAACTGTACTGCTCATTTTGATCACTACACTTATAAGTAGTTTTATCACAGAGCAGGCCGGGCGTAAGCTTGCCATTATTGAAAGCCAGCGCGCGCCACAATTGGCCGTGAAACCAGAAAGGATACTTGTGCCGGTTGCTAATCCCAAAAATGTATCGCGCCTCATTGAACTTGCTGTTTACCTCAAAGACCCTTCCCTGCCTGAACCTATTTTTCCCCTTTCGGTAATCAAGGATTCTGAAAACGTGGAAGAACAGCTTCAAATCAGTAATAAGGAAATGGTAGAAACACTCTCAATTGTAAATGATATTGATGTAAATATACAACCAACAACCCGGGTTGACCTGAATATCAGTAATGGCATCATACGGGCAATAAAGGAATTATTCATTACCACTGTTGTTCTTGGCTGGAATGCGAGAATTACAACACGGCAGTGGATTTTTGGCAGTATCCTGGATCAATTGCTCGACAAAATGAGCCAAATGATCCTGGTTTGCAAAATTACGGAACCGCTTAATCTTTTCCGGCATATCGTTGTTGTGGTTCCAAAAGCCGCCCAATTTGAAACCGGTTTTCAGAATTGGGCATTGATTATTAAAAGGCTGGCTAACCAGTTAGGAACCACTATCCGTATCTATACAAACACCAACGACGAAACTGCAATTAAGACCTCACTCGGCAAACTGCGCCCATTTGTTGAAACCAGCATCAGCACCAATGACGAATACCCGGATCTCCCACAAATGGCAGCATCAGCAAGAAACGATACTTTATATGTTTTTGTTAGCGCCCGGAAAACAACAATCAGTTATAATCATATGCTGGATGATATTCCTTTCCTGCTTTCGAAGCATTTTACCGAACAATCATTTATAGTGCTGTACCCGCAGCAATCGCTAAAATACTCAGTTGAAAGCAGTCTCCAACTCGACGACTATTCTATATTTCCGCTTAAGCGAAACCTCAGTTTCTTTAGCCGGCTATGGAGACGACGAAAAAAATCCTGA
- a CDS encoding acyl-CoA desaturase, with product MSYTQIKFSSQNKPDFIIELRKKVKDYFETNKLSKYGNPGIVAKSVLMTLVYFTPYVLMVAGVIQTLPMILLSFIMMGLGMAGLGMVLMHDSNHGTFSKNPRINRFLSNSLYFLGGFPPTWQYQHNTLHHGYTNIHGHDGDINPAGILRFSPHNPLKKIHKYQHLYAWFLYGLMTISWITTKDFKQYFSYKKSGAVLSGTKSNTQMILELVISKVLYYAIFLVIPLIVLPIAWYWILLFFFIMHFATGLMLSSIFQTAHVMPTSQYPLPDEDGNIENNWAVHQLLTTSNYAPESRIFSWLIGGLNYQVEHHLFPNISHVHYRNIAHIVKGTALEHGLPYYVQPSFLHAVKSHASMLKSLGR from the coding sequence ATGTCATATACGCAAATTAAATTTTCGTCCCAAAATAAACCCGATTTCATAATAGAACTAAGAAAGAAGGTTAAAGATTACTTTGAAACCAATAAGCTGTCAAAATATGGAAATCCTGGCATAGTAGCCAAGTCCGTACTGATGACATTGGTATACTTCACTCCTTATGTATTAATGGTGGCCGGGGTGATTCAAACATTACCCATGATTTTACTCTCCTTCATTATGATGGGTCTTGGAATGGCCGGGTTAGGAATGGTGCTTATGCACGATTCAAACCATGGCACATTCTCAAAAAATCCGCGCATTAACAGATTTCTCAGCAACTCTCTGTATTTCCTGGGTGGTTTTCCGCCAACCTGGCAATACCAGCATAACACCCTGCATCATGGTTATACCAATATTCATGGCCATGATGGTGATATAAACCCGGCAGGTATTCTGAGGTTTTCACCTCACAACCCACTGAAAAAAATACACAAATATCAACACCTGTATGCATGGTTTCTCTATGGTTTGATGACCATCTCATGGATCACCACCAAAGACTTCAAACAGTACTTTAGTTACAAAAAGAGTGGAGCCGTGCTCAGCGGAACCAAATCCAATACGCAAATGATCCTTGAACTGGTTATTTCTAAAGTTCTGTATTATGCGATCTTTCTGGTGATCCCGCTCATCGTTCTTCCAATTGCATGGTACTGGATTTTGCTTTTCTTCTTTATAATGCATTTTGCAACTGGTTTGATGCTGAGTTCCATTTTTCAAACGGCTCATGTTATGCCAACATCACAATATCCCTTGCCTGACGAAGATGGCAATATTGAAAACAACTGGGCTGTACATCAATTGCTTACAACCTCCAATTATGCACCCGAAAGCCGGATTTTCTCCTGGTTGATCGGTGGATTGAATTACCAGGTTGAGCATCATTTGTTCCCGAATATAAGCCATGTTCATTACAGGAATATTGCTCATATAGTTAAGGGAACTGCGCTGGAACATGGGCTTCCCTATTATGTTCAGCCAAGCTTTCTTCATGCCGTAAAAAGTCATGCCAGCATGCTAAAATCACTGGGTCGTTAA
- a CDS encoding C40 family peptidase, whose protein sequence is MENHDNKPIEYGISLLAAIPVRKHPFNSSEMTSQILFGESLTVIEKYHTWRRIRCSYDNYNGWVNSSDFQVISEESYLSISNMPTAVVTDLVQIMFDHTRNRMFPVLIGSSLPGLIDQSFELDGIQYSFDGAAVCPGVGTHCRKLVENAYMYLHSPYLWGGRMPFGVDCSGFVQMVYKLCGIALLRDSSQQATQGDIVNLLSEAHPGDLAFFDNDEGEITHVGMLLDRNTIIHASGRVRTDKIDHHGIFNEETMQYTHKLRLLRRIL, encoded by the coding sequence ATGGAAAACCACGACAACAAGCCTATTGAGTATGGCATCAGTCTCCTGGCAGCCATTCCGGTTCGCAAGCATCCTTTCAATAGTTCGGAAATGACCAGCCAGATATTGTTTGGCGAATCCTTAACGGTGATTGAAAAATACCACACCTGGCGCAGGATCAGGTGCAGCTACGACAACTACAACGGTTGGGTAAATTCGTCTGATTTCCAGGTAATCAGTGAAGAATCGTACTTAAGCATATCAAACATGCCTACTGCAGTGGTTACCGATCTCGTCCAGATCATGTTCGACCACACACGGAACCGCATGTTTCCGGTTTTAATAGGAAGTTCGCTGCCCGGATTAATTGATCAGTCGTTCGAACTCGACGGGATACAGTATTCTTTTGATGGAGCTGCCGTTTGCCCGGGAGTTGGCACCCATTGCCGAAAGCTGGTTGAAAACGCTTACATGTATTTGCATAGCCCTTACCTATGGGGCGGACGTATGCCTTTTGGCGTTGATTGTTCAGGATTTGTGCAGATGGTTTACAAACTTTGTGGCATTGCTTTGTTGAGGGATTCTTCGCAGCAAGCTACGCAAGGCGATATTGTGAATTTGCTCAGCGAGGCGCATCCGGGCGATCTTGCCTTTTTTGACAATGACGAAGGAGAAATTACGCATGTGGGTATGCTGTTGGATCGCAATACAATTATCCATGCCAGCGGCAGGGTGCGAACCGATAAAATTGACCATCACGGTATTTTCAATGAAGAAACCATGCAGTATACTCATAAATTACGCCTGCTCAGGCGAATACTATAA